In a genomic window of Lagopus muta isolate bLagMut1 chromosome 2, bLagMut1 primary, whole genome shotgun sequence:
- the KBTBD11 gene encoding kelch repeat and BTB domain-containing protein 11, with translation MEGSGTVEEEESGAGSGAPPLTLSSPCSFSSSLCFSSATSEQGAPSPSSTGSHVVESQWELNSVASESEEEEASAREPPAGTQPAGRPAEEPDLVIEVSGQRIRAHKSVLAAKSDYFRARASRDILRVKGVSYGALRLLIDYVYTARMGEVRHDNLAEVVSGARVLQMPCALHCAAEAMRAQLRLDNCYQLLCLAKKQRLAELREAAYRFMSDHYLEVLREPGVYGRLSGAERDLILQRRLEAGRRCLLVAEVSDAFERPGGGSRPQSRESSRPQSPSSVMSLEESGSLIHCYHEASREWRVLTRLPEEANAKGCAMCVLHNYLFLAGGIAAGPAGSEPRARLSDKVFCYNPLTDTWSQVRPLAQPRSQLKLLALDGYLYAVGGECLFTVEKYDPRADRWSPVAPLPKGAFAVAHEATTCNGEIYVSGGSLFYRLLKYDPKRDEWQECPYNSSRRRSADMVAFKNFIYRFDVSSGRGGEQGPGGGTGAGVEVFRYNTVAKRWSQCASLRPSSGPIQPFRCAALGNTIYCVNRTGTLRFILAQDGEVEADGGLKGTFDGELLKAPFDAKGLLLPFVLTLPEKLEKAGDQEGSLSL, from the coding sequence ATGGAGGGCAGCGGCacagtggaggaggaggagagtgGGGCCGGGTCTGGAGCCCCACCACTCACCCTGTCCTCCCCCTGCAGCTTCAGctcttctctgtgcttcagCTCTGCCACCTCTGAGCAGGGGGCCCCATCACCATCCTCTACTGGCAGCCATGTGGTGGAAAGCCAGTGGGAGCTCAACAGTGTGGCCTCTGAgtcggaggaggaggaggcgagTGCACGAGAGCCACCAGCTggcacacagcctgcagggcGGCCAGCTGAGGAGCCCGACCTCGTGATTGAGGTGTCAGGGCAGCGCATCCGGGCACACAAGTCGGTGCTGGCAGCCAAGAGCGACTACTTCCGAGCCCGCGCCTCGCGAGATATCCTGCGGGTGAAGGGGGTGAGCTACGGGGCGTTGAGGCTCCTCATTGACTATGTCTACACAGCCCGCATGGGCGAGGTGCGGCACGACAACCTGGCCGAGGTGGTGAGCGGTGCCCGTGTCCTCCAAATGCCCTGTGCCTTGCACTGTGCTGCCGAGGCCATGCGTGCCCAGCTGCGCCTTGACAACTGCTACCAGCTCCTCTGCCTGGCCAAGAAGCAACGACTGGCAGAGCTGCGGGAGGCCGCCTACCGCTTCATGAGTGACCACTATCTGGAGGTGCTGCGTGAACCAGGAGTCTATGGCCGTCTCAGTGGGGCAGAGAGGGACCTTATTCTGCAGCGGCGCCTGGAGGCTGGACGACGCTGCCTCTTGGTGGCTGAAGTCAGTGATGCTTTCGAGCGGCCTGGTGGTGGCAGCCGACCACAGAGCCGTGAGAGCAGCCGCCCCCAGAGCCCCTCTTCTGTGATGTCTTTGGAGGAGAGTGGCTCCCTCATCCATTGCTACCATGAGGCCAGCCGTGAGTGGAGGGTGCTGACGCGTCTGCCTGAGGAGGCCAATGCCAAGGGCTGCGCCATGTGTGTCCTCCACAACTACCTCTTCTTGGCAGGGGGCATTGCTGCAGGGCCAGCGGGCAGCGAGCCACGGGCTCGCCTCTCTGACAAAGTCTTCTGCTACAACCCCCTCACTGACACATGGAGCCAGGTACGCCCACTGGCTCAGCCTCGCTCACAGCTCAAACTGCTGGCTCTGGATGGTTATCTCTACGCTGTGGGGGGCGAGTGCCTCTTCACTGTGGAGAAGTATGACCCACGGGCTGATCGCTGGAGCCCCGTTGCACCCCTACCCAAGGGAGCCTTTGCCGTTGCTCATGAGGCCACCACTTGCAATGGGGAGATCTATGTTTCAGGGGGATCTCTCTTCTACCGACTGCTCAAGTATGACCCCAAGCGTGATGAGTGGCAGGAGTGTCCTTACAACAGCAGCCGTCGACGCTCTGCCGACATGGTGGCCTTCAAGAACTTCATCTATCGCTTTGACGTGAGCAGCGGCCGTGGTGGAGAGCAGGGCCCAGGTGGTGGGACTGGTGCTGGTGTTGAAGTTTTCCGATACAACACAGTGGCCAAGCGCTGGAGCCAGTGTGCCAGCTTGCGGCCCAGCAGTGGCCCCATCCAGCCCTTCCGTTGTGCTGCCTTGGGTAACACCATCTACTGTGTCAACCGGACTGGAACTCTCCGCTTCATCTTAGCCCAGGATGGTGAGGTGGAAGCAGATGGTGGGCTCAAGGGTACCTTTGATGGTGAACTTCTCAAAGCTCCATTTGATGCTAAGGGCCTCCTCCTACCCTTTGTGCTTACTCTTCCAGAGAAGCTGGAGAAAGCAGGGGACCAAGAGGGTTCCCTCTCGCTGTGA